Proteins from one Thermosipho atlanticus DSM 15807 genomic window:
- a CDS encoding pyridoxal phosphate-dependent aminotransferase yields MISSRALRVPASPIRRLVPFADKAKKKGIHVYHLNIGQPDIETPSEWYKYIEKFKNKVVAYTHSQGILPLREKFAEYYRKWNIEVMPDEIIVTNGGSEAIMFALGVVCDPEDEVIVIEPFYANYAGFAAYLNVKLVPVTATPENGYRMPKKSDFEKVITPKTKAILFSNPSNPTGVVYTREEIQTIVEIAKENDLVIISDEVYREFAFDNKNSISAFEFNEIHDRLIIVDSVSKRYSACGARIGTFITKNKNFYSAALKLAQARLSPAEITQYGTIGLLNSSEEYMKKVMKEYEKRRDVAYEEIKKIPGVIAHKPEGAFYLSAKLPVDNAENFIKWMLSKFNVDGKTTMVAPLSGFYATPNFGLKEIRIAYVLDSEKIKDAIKIMAKGIEEYNKQKN; encoded by the coding sequence ATGATTTCTAGTAGGGCACTAAGAGTCCCAGCAAGTCCTATAAGAAGACTTGTTCCATTTGCTGACAAAGCAAAGAAAAAAGGAATACATGTATATCATTTGAACATTGGTCAACCTGATATTGAAACTCCTTCCGAATGGTATAAATATATAGAAAAATTCAAAAACAAAGTAGTCGCTTACACTCATTCACAAGGGATCTTACCTTTGAGAGAAAAATTTGCCGAATATTATAGAAAATGGAACATAGAAGTTATGCCCGATGAAATTATTGTGACCAATGGTGGCAGTGAAGCAATAATGTTTGCTCTCGGTGTTGTTTGTGATCCCGAAGATGAGGTAATTGTAATAGAACCTTTCTATGCAAATTACGCTGGCTTTGCAGCTTATCTCAATGTAAAACTTGTTCCAGTAACTGCTACACCAGAAAATGGATATAGAATGCCGAAAAAAAGTGACTTTGAAAAAGTAATTACTCCTAAAACAAAAGCTATTCTTTTCTCAAATCCTTCAAACCCTACAGGAGTAGTATACACAAGAGAGGAAATTCAAACAATCGTTGAAATTGCAAAAGAAAATGATCTTGTAATTATCTCTGATGAAGTATATAGAGAATTTGCATTTGATAACAAGAATTCAATTTCTGCGTTCGAATTTAACGAAATTCATGATAGACTGATCATTGTTGACAGCGTATCCAAGAGATATAGTGCTTGCGGAGCAAGAATAGGGACTTTTATAACCAAAAATAAAAATTTTTATTCAGCAGCATTGAAATTGGCTCAAGCCAGGCTTTCTCCCGCAGAGATTACCCAATATGGGACTATTGGTCTTTTAAATTCTAGTGAAGAATACATGAAAAAAGTTATGAAAGAATACGAAAAAAGAAGAGATGTAGCCTACGAAGAAATTAAAAAAATACCAGGTGTAATTGCTCATAAGCCAGAAGGTGCTTTCTATCTTTCCGCAAAACTCCCAGTAGACAATGCAGAAAATTTTATAAAATGGATGCTTTCAAAATTCAATGTTGACGGTAAGACTACAATGGTAGCTCCTCTTTCTGGTTTTTATGCGACCCCAAATTTTGGACTTAAAGAAATCAGAATAGCGTACGTTCTTGACTCGGAAAAGATAAAAGATGCAATAAAAATTATGGCAAAAGGGATAGAAGAATATAATAAACAAAAAAATTAG
- a CDS encoding sensor domain-containing diguanylate cyclase — MKLFKQFLMIQLIALVIILTMIIITLNFLEQDLDASIRKNQQVFQNSAERLFNSEIEPIVDFCLDYSLWDDTVNFVNSLDMMWAKKYLNISYFSNFNIDFLAVYTPEGYNIYADTKYDSLLQFLKNINAKKLFSHLEIGTPIYKYLSKINLVLVLVYSTIQPTDDEQRLTPPAGYLVMGMILSEEKFKKIQEILSSNVKIYTNLASFYIPKYDKFTLLYRKYLKDENGNNVAIFEVSRKSFGLLNIHNLIAKISLSFVFVVFIIFVLFTFFIISRTILPIQKITNGISKHNIQYFEKFFKRKDEIGQLAKTARDYIIQSDKIKQYVKELESKTEELKNVNMKIRKLLETDHLTNLLTRHVLAEQLDRLIKQSREKSIPLSVIFIDLDNFKNVNDTYNHLVGDQILKKIGEIINSSVRKSDFPIRYGGDEIIILLTNTPKKEAKMIAERIRKRIEDELFEKYGITASIGITQLKPEDDFESFITRVDDLVYKAKKAGKNQIFID, encoded by the coding sequence TTGAAATTATTTAAGCAATTTTTAATGATTCAGCTAATTGCTCTGGTTATAATTCTAACTATGATTATTATCACATTAAATTTTCTTGAGCAGGATTTAGATGCTTCCATTAGAAAAAACCAACAAGTTTTTCAAAATAGTGCGGAAAGGCTTTTCAATAGCGAAATTGAGCCAATTGTTGATTTTTGTCTTGATTATTCTTTATGGGATGATACCGTTAATTTTGTTAATTCTTTAGATATGATGTGGGCAAAGAAATATCTAAATATAAGTTACTTTAGCAATTTCAATATAGATTTTTTAGCTGTCTATACCCCAGAAGGATACAATATTTATGCTGATACAAAATACGATTCTTTATTACAATTTTTGAAAAACATTAATGCAAAAAAACTTTTTTCACATTTGGAAATAGGAACTCCTATTTACAAGTACCTTTCTAAAATAAATTTAGTTTTAGTTTTAGTGTATTCTACTATACAACCCACAGATGATGAACAAAGATTAACTCCTCCAGCTGGATATTTGGTAATGGGAATGATCTTGTCAGAGGAAAAATTTAAGAAAATTCAAGAAATATTATCATCAAACGTTAAAATTTACACAAACTTAGCATCTTTTTATATCCCAAAATATGATAAATTTACTCTCTTATACCGTAAATATCTTAAAGATGAAAACGGAAATAATGTTGCCATTTTCGAAGTTTCAAGAAAATCATTTGGACTATTGAACATTCACAATTTGATAGCTAAAATATCGTTATCTTTTGTTTTTGTTGTGTTTATAATTTTTGTTCTTTTTACCTTTTTTATAATAAGCAGAACTATACTTCCAATACAAAAAATCACCAATGGAATATCAAAACACAACATTCAATACTTTGAAAAATTTTTTAAAAGAAAAGATGAGATTGGGCAACTTGCAAAAACTGCAAGAGATTATATTATTCAATCTGATAAGATTAAACAATATGTAAAAGAACTAGAAAGCAAAACTGAAGAATTAAAAAATGTCAATATGAAAATTAGAAAACTACTTGAAACTGATCATTTAACTAATTTATTAACACGACATGTACTTGCAGAGCAACTTGACAGACTTATAAAACAGTCAAGAGAAAAGTCTATACCTCTCTCAGTTATATTTATTGATCTTGACAACTTTAAAAATGTCAACGATACCTATAACCATTTAGTGGGGGACCAGATTCTTAAAAAAATTGGAGAAATTATAAACTCATCAGTAAGAAAGTCGGATTTTCCAATAAGATATGGGGGAGATGAAATAATCATACTTCTTACCAATACTCCAAAAAAAGAGGCTAAAATGATCGCTGAAAGAATTAGAAAAAGAATTGAAGATGAATTATTTGAAAAGTATGGTATCACTGCAAGTATTGGAATAACGCAATTAAAACCAGAAGATGATTTTGAATCTTTTATAACAAGAGTTGATGATTTAGTTTATAAAGCAAAAAAAGCAGGAAAAAATCAAATCTTCATTGATTAG